The Bacteroidota bacterium genome window below encodes:
- a CDS encoding transglycosylase domain-containing protein, translating to MQEIHCNELQSKKFLRGGSTISMQLVKNIYLNRKKTIARKAEEALIVWLIESNRLYSKERMLEVYFNIIELGPNIYGIGEASEFYFKKTPAALTLPESIFLASLLPHPKWFRYSFDPSGNLKPYLANYYKNVSNFMLRKQMITEQERDNLFPNVQVTGRARDLIMPNDTILVEEEEIF from the coding sequence ATTCAGGAAATCCATTGCAACGAATTACAAAGCAAAAAATTTCTCAGAGGCGGAAGCACGATCAGCATGCAGTTAGTAAAAAATATTTACCTGAATAGAAAGAAAACGATTGCAAGAAAAGCAGAAGAGGCATTAATTGTCTGGCTTATTGAAAGCAACCGACTTTACAGTAAGGAAAGAATGCTGGAGGTTTATTTTAACATTATAGAATTAGGACCCAATATTTATGGAATTGGAGAGGCTAGTGAATTTTATTTCAAGAAAACTCCTGCAGCACTTACATTGCCGGAAAGTATTTTTCTTGCAAGTTTATTGCCTCATCCAAAATGGTTCAGATATAGTTTCGATCCATCAGGAAATTTAAAGCCCTACCTTGCTAATTACTATAAAAATGTTTCAAATTTTATGTTAAGAAAGCAAATGATCACTGAGCAGGAACGTGACAATTTATTCCCAAATGTTCAGGTGACAGGTCGTGCAAGAGACTTAATTATGCCAAATGATACTATTTTGGTTGAAGAAGAAGAAATTTTCTGA
- a CDS encoding acyl-CoA desaturase → MKIKGKVKFISQDKTKFFPTLKQRVDEYFEQNNLSKHANASMVIKTFILLAGYILPFIALLVFHFSFPASLILWTIMGISVAGIGMSVMHDANHGAYSSNDTVNYLVGHTLNLAGGSVHNWKLQHNILHHTYTNISGMDEDIADRLVLKFSPHSKVKWYHKFQPFYVFFFYGLLTAYWVFLKDLIQIFQFSKNGVSPLTKSETILAVLKISLFKIAYIFTLLVVPSLFFSIPLYQVLIGFFLMHFLEGVILSFVFQMAHTVEGTTHPMPNNENTIENDWAVHQMNTTVDFSPKSKIISWYVGGLNFQIEHHLFPRICHVHYPQIAKIVEQTAKEYGVPYMVNETFFKAMKSHLSALKKFGTMPHPSEVIV, encoded by the coding sequence ATGAAAATCAAAGGAAAAGTAAAATTTATAAGTCAGGACAAAACAAAATTCTTTCCTACCTTAAAACAAAGAGTAGACGAATATTTTGAACAGAATAATTTATCGAAGCATGCCAATGCATCGATGGTAATAAAAACTTTCATTCTGCTTGCAGGATACATTTTACCATTCATTGCTCTATTGGTTTTTCATTTCTCTTTTCCGGCAAGTCTGATCTTATGGACGATCATGGGAATTTCTGTTGCAGGAATTGGCATGAGTGTCATGCATGATGCAAATCATGGCGCATATTCATCGAATGATACCGTAAATTATCTTGTCGGACATACGTTGAATCTTGCAGGTGGTTCAGTGCATAACTGGAAACTTCAGCACAATATTTTACATCATACCTATACCAATATATCCGGTATGGACGAAGACATTGCAGATCGTCTTGTATTGAAATTCTCACCACATTCAAAAGTGAAATGGTATCACAAATTTCAACCATTTTATGTTTTCTTTTTCTACGGATTGTTGACTGCCTATTGGGTATTTCTGAAAGACCTGATCCAGATTTTCCAGTTTTCAAAAAATGGTGTAAGTCCGTTAACCAAAAGTGAAACAATACTTGCAGTTTTGAAGATCAGTCTTTTTAAGATTGCATATATTTTTACCCTTCTTGTAGTACCCTCACTGTTTTTTAGTATTCCACTGTACCAGGTGTTGATCGGATTTTTCCTGATGCATTTCCTTGAAGGAGTTATTCTGAGTTTTGTATTTCAGATGGCTCATACAGTTGAAGGCACAACACATCCAATGCCTAATAACGAGAATACAATCGAAAATGACTGGGCAGTACATCAGATGAATACGACTGTAGATTTCTCGCCAAAAAGTAAAATTATTTCATGGTATGTGGGTGGTCTGAATTTCCAGATCGAACATCATTTGTTCCCACGAATCTGCCATGTGCATTATCCGCAAATTGCTAAGATTGTCGAACAAACAGCTAAAGAATATGGCGTACCATACATGGTCAATGAAACGTTTTTCAAAGCAATGAAATCGCATCTTTCAGCACTGAAAAAATTTGGAACGATGCCGCATCCGAGTGAGGTGATTGTATAA
- a CDS encoding acyl-CoA thioesterase, translating into MKNSTADMLNSKEKTSKVNIRFSDLDLFGHVNNAVYLTYYEEARVAYFNEVVGYDYDWSTEGVILARVEIDFVIPVHFKDEVFIRTKCCRMGSKSFDLAYEMFIVKEEKEIMLSSATSVMVMYNYKEKKSILVSEEWKVKLVSSK; encoded by the coding sequence TTGAAAAACTCGACAGCTGATATGTTAAACTCAAAAGAAAAAACTTCAAAGGTAAATATCCGTTTTTCAGATCTGGATCTGTTCGGACATGTGAACAACGCTGTGTACTTAACTTATTACGAAGAAGCGCGTGTTGCCTATTTCAACGAAGTGGTAGGTTATGATTATGACTGGTCAACTGAGGGAGTAATCCTTGCCCGGGTTGAAATTGACTTTGTGATTCCTGTTCACTTCAAAGACGAAGTTTTCATCCGTACAAAATGTTGTCGCATGGGAAGTAAAAGTTTTGATCTTGCCTATGAAATGTTCATTGTCAAAGAAGAAAAGGAAATTATGCTTTCATCTGCTACCAGCGTAATGGTAATGTACAATTATAAAGAGAAGAAATCGATTTTGGTTTCGGAGGAATGGAAAGTGAAATTGGTAAGTAGTAAGTAG
- the rocD gene encoding ornithine--oxo-acid transaminase, which yields MVIEKTLTEQAIEREERFGAHNYHPLPVVLERGEGVYVWDVEGKKYFDFLSAYSALNQGHNHPMIVKALIDQVQKLALTSRAFHNNVLGEYEEYITNYFGYDKVLPMNSGAEGVETAMKLARRWSYVKKGIPENNAKIIVCEGNFHGRTITIISASTDPDSYGKFGPFTPGFIKIPYNNLPALEKALQDPLVAGFLVEPIQGEAGVVIPDDGYLKAASELCKKNNVLFIGDEIQTGLCRTGKMLACDHENVHPDILILGKALSGGLLPVSAVLASDEIMLCVKPGEHGSTYGGNPLAAKVAIAALRVLKDENLAEKAERLGNILLSELKSIKHDHITLVRDKGLFCAMVIKPKDGKDAWDVCLALKENGLLAKPTHGDIIRFAPPLIITDQQLSECVEIIRATLASY from the coding sequence ATGGTTATCGAGAAGACATTAACAGAACAGGCAATTGAACGAGAAGAGCGTTTTGGGGCTCATAATTATCATCCATTGCCTGTTGTGCTTGAACGTGGAGAAGGTGTCTATGTGTGGGATGTAGAAGGGAAAAAATATTTCGATTTTTTGTCGGCTTATTCAGCTTTGAATCAAGGTCATAACCATCCGATGATCGTCAAAGCATTAATTGACCAGGTTCAGAAACTTGCTTTGACTTCCAGAGCCTTTCATAATAATGTACTTGGTGAATACGAAGAGTATATCACGAACTATTTCGGCTACGACAAGGTTCTGCCAATGAATTCCGGAGCAGAAGGTGTTGAGACTGCAATGAAACTTGCCAGAAGATGGTCATATGTAAAGAAAGGGATTCCGGAAAATAATGCGAAGATCATCGTTTGTGAAGGTAATTTTCACGGACGAACGATAACTATTATTTCAGCGTCTACAGATCCTGATTCCTACGGAAAATTTGGTCCTTTTACACCCGGTTTTATAAAGATCCCTTACAACAATCTTCCTGCCCTGGAAAAAGCATTGCAGGACCCATTGGTTGCCGGATTTTTAGTTGAACCGATACAAGGTGAAGCAGGAGTAGTAATACCTGATGATGGTTATCTGAAAGCAGCATCTGAACTTTGTAAAAAGAATAATGTACTTTTTATCGGCGATGAAATTCAGACAGGATTATGTCGTACAGGAAAGATGCTGGCATGTGATCACGAGAATGTGCATCCCGATATTTTAATTTTAGGAAAGGCATTAAGTGGCGGATTACTTCCTGTATCTGCTGTACTTGCTTCTGATGAAATTATGCTATGTGTAAAGCCCGGAGAGCATGGAAGTACATATGGAGGAAATCCACTGGCGGCTAAAGTTGCAATCGCTGCATTGAGAGTTTTGAAAGATGAGAACCTTGCTGAAAAAGCTGAACGATTAGGAAATATTTTATTAAGTGAATTGAAATCTATCAAACACGATCACATTACTTTGGTAAGAGATAAAGGTTTATTCTGCGCGATGGTCATAAAACCTAAAGACGGTAAGGATGCATGGGATGTTTGCCTGGCATTAAAAGAAAACGGCCTTTTAGCAAAACCTACTCACGGTGATATCATCCGGTTTGCTCCACCATTGATTATTACGGACCAACAGTTGTCGGAGTGTGTTGAGATTATTCGGGCAACTCTTGCTTCATATTAA
- a CDS encoding NAD-dependent epimerase/dehydratase family protein — MNPKSLVTGGAGFIGAHVVNELVALGHEVWVLDDLSGGFIENINPKAKFVKGSITDSKLVEKLFSDNKFDYVYHLAAYAAEGLSHFIKRFNYENNLIGSINLINESVKNEVKCFVFTSSIAVYGAALPPMKETTIPLPEDPYGIAKLAVEQDLKATHEMFGLDYIIFRPHNVYGEYQNMGDKYRNVVGIFMNQLLQEKPLTVFGDGEQTRAFSYVGDVAPHIAKSVHIPQAINQTFNIGADTEFTVRELAETVMEAMGLRSKLNHLPPRNEVVHAYANHDKAKEIFKIDSTVSLRDGLFKMADWAKNAGSRKSKKFENIEIVKNLPSVWLED, encoded by the coding sequence ATGAATCCTAAATCTTTGGTGACCGGTGGGGCCGGTTTTATTGGTGCGCATGTTGTAAATGAATTAGTTGCTCTTGGGCACGAAGTATGGGTTCTGGATGATTTAAGTGGCGGTTTTATTGAAAATATTAACCCCAAAGCAAAGTTTGTAAAGGGTAGTATTACAGATTCAAAACTGGTTGAAAAGTTATTTTCCGATAACAAGTTTGATTATGTTTATCATCTGGCTGCGTATGCTGCAGAAGGTTTAAGTCATTTCATAAAGCGATTCAACTATGAGAATAATCTCATTGGAAGTATAAATTTAATAAATGAATCGGTAAAAAATGAAGTAAAGTGTTTTGTTTTTACTTCTTCAATTGCAGTTTATGGTGCTGCATTACCACCGATGAAAGAAACAACCATTCCATTACCTGAAGATCCATATGGTATTGCTAAACTGGCTGTAGAGCAGGATCTGAAAGCAACACATGAAATGTTTGGGCTTGATTATATTATTTTCCGTCCACATAATGTTTATGGAGAATATCAGAACATGGGCGACAAGTATAGAAACGTTGTGGGGATTTTTATGAATCAGTTACTTCAGGAAAAGCCATTGACTGTTTTTGGCGATGGAGAGCAGACCAGAGCGTTTTCATATGTTGGTGATGTGGCTCCGCATATTGCGAAATCTGTACATATACCTCAAGCGATCAATCAGACTTTCAATATAGGTGCTGATACAGAATTTACAGTTCGTGAACTTGCTGAAACAGTTATGGAAGCAATGGGATTGCGAAGTAAGTTGAATCATCTGCCACCAAGAAATGAAGTTGTTCATGCATATGCTAATCATGATAAAGCGAAAGAGATTTTTAAAATTGATTCTACAGTTTCTTTAAGAGATGGCTTATTTAAAATGGCTGACTGGGCGAAGAATGCCGGTAGTAGAAAAAGCAAAAAATTTGAGAACATTGAAATAGTAAAGAACCTTCCTTCTGTCTGGCTTGAAGATTAA
- a CDS encoding AAA family ATPase, with product MKVFLIGYMGSGKSKVAEALGKIMDLPVVHTDELVEEAEGKSISEIFKTSGQEHFRDLEKKALHSLAENNNVVVSTGGGLPCYFDNMEYMNAVGVTVYLEANPGLLFHRLSNNKTGRPLIENLNDVELMEQISGQLAVRSPFKKRKSLSKLIMNMND from the coding sequence ATGAAAGTATTTTTGATAGGGTATATGGGTAGTGGAAAATCAAAGGTTGCAGAAGCTCTTGGAAAAATAATGGATTTGCCCGTAGTTCATACAGATGAACTGGTAGAAGAAGCCGAAGGGAAAAGCATTTCAGAAATTTTTAAAACCTCCGGTCAGGAACATTTTCGGGATTTGGAAAAAAAAGCACTGCATTCGCTTGCAGAGAATAATAATGTTGTTGTCTCTACCGGCGGTGGATTACCATGTTACTTCGATAATATGGAGTACATGAATGCAGTGGGTGTAACTGTTTATCTTGAAGCTAATCCCGGATTATTATTTCATCGTCTCTCCAATAACAAAACCGGCAGACCGCTCATTGAAAACCTCAATGATGTTGAGTTAATGGAACAGATTTCCGGACAACTTGCAGTCCGATCTCCTTTTAAAAAGCGGAAAAGCCTTTCTAAATTAATAATGAATATGAATGATTAA
- a CDS encoding phosphoribosyltransferase translates to MEKDKTLLLTNKQIEQKLNRLAFQIFEDNSDAKEIVLAGIVKSGYEVAEKIAAILKTIAPFKVILTEVKFIKHGKLDQKIDINLSKEDLNNKIVILVDDVMNSGKTMLNAMKPFLDAEIKKLRTVVLVDRNHKRYPVSSDFVGLSLATTLQEHVSVEIGDSKIEAWIQ, encoded by the coding sequence ATGGAAAAAGACAAAACTCTCCTTCTTACAAATAAACAGATCGAACAAAAATTAAATCGTCTGGCATTTCAGATCTTTGAAGATAATTCTGATGCAAAAGAAATTGTATTGGCAGGTATTGTAAAAAGTGGTTATGAAGTTGCTGAAAAAATTGCAGCTATACTCAAAACCATTGCTCCATTCAAGGTCATTCTCACAGAAGTGAAATTCATCAAACATGGAAAGCTGGATCAGAAAATCGATATTAATCTTTCCAAAGAAGACTTGAATAATAAGATTGTGATTTTAGTTGATGACGTTATGAATTCCGGCAAGACAATGCTGAATGCCATGAAACCTTTTCTTGATGCCGAAATTAAAAAACTGAGAACAGTTGTTTTGGTCGACCGGAATCATAAGCGCTATCCTGTTTCTTCTGACTTCGTTGGACTGTCTTTAGCTACTACTCTGCAGGAGCATGTTAGTGTGGAGATTGGAGACTCGAAGATTGAGGCGTGGATTCAATAG
- a CDS encoding transglycosylase domain-containing protein yields MKEEKGLTMVIGSSSFSGLFTVALGSVSIIPQSGDTLLHADTLRVQPSIAALLTGTIRLNQVEGSGILLQLVHKKNSTNYKFASDEKKAEKTVSKGSNGYSGLLARVLDRSFNFAPQKAEITNAILKYKNDTLERLIRMNRFHSDVNSLKGEFEDLNSERKWECSGSFHQSSRKLDLFLFPTTEKKSNLPLVTELTGATISFDTVHIELDGYRYSNKELKVFGLASVSGFSFHHNRISEDSIKVENASISYTVTTNENSLMLDSSSVARLSGIVFKPYLRFETSGSKKYALRVETDTIPATDFFNSLPQGMFDEVRSIEADGSLKFKLNFFLDSANPDNVTFDCSMKKNKFRIRKFNNSDLMKMSGEFTQSVYDYGRYVRSFIVGPSNPYYTPYEGVSPYFRNSVLTSEDGNFFYHYGFNEDAFRKSIATNYKAKNFSEAEARSACS; encoded by the coding sequence ATGAAGGAGGAAAAGGGATTGACTATGGTTATAGGTTCATCCTCATTTTCCGGACTTTTTACTGTGGCCTTAGGAAGTGTTTCAATAATTCCACAATCCGGTGATACACTTCTGCATGCAGATACTCTCAGGGTCCAACCGTCTATTGCAGCATTGCTTACAGGAACAATCCGACTGAATCAAGTTGAAGGGAGTGGAATTCTATTGCAATTGGTACATAAAAAAAATAGCACGAATTACAAGTTCGCCTCTGATGAAAAAAAAGCAGAGAAAACTGTTTCAAAAGGCTCAAACGGGTATTCAGGTTTACTGGCAAGAGTTCTGGACAGGAGCTTCAACTTTGCACCACAAAAGGCAGAGATTACTAATGCGATCTTAAAATATAAAAACGATACTCTTGAAAGATTGATTCGAATGAATCGTTTTCATTCTGATGTAAATTCATTGAAAGGAGAATTTGAAGATTTGAATTCAGAAAGAAAATGGGAGTGTAGTGGTTCATTTCATCAGTCGTCACGAAAACTGGATCTGTTTCTTTTCCCAACTACAGAAAAAAAGAGCAATCTTCCGCTTGTTACTGAACTAACAGGTGCAACAATAAGTTTTGATACTGTACATATTGAACTTGATGGCTACCGTTATTCCAATAAAGAATTAAAAGTTTTTGGATTAGCTTCTGTTTCCGGGTTTTCATTTCATCATAACAGGATCTCTGAAGATAGTATCAAAGTTGAGAATGCTTCAATATCTTATACCGTTACAACTAATGAAAATTCATTGATGCTTGACAGTTCATCTGTCGCCAGACTGTCAGGTATAGTCTTTAAGCCATATTTACGATTCGAAACCTCAGGTTCAAAGAAGTATGCATTAAGAGTAGAAACAGACACCATTCCGGCAACTGATTTTTTTAACTCGCTTCCGCAAGGAATGTTTGATGAGGTTCGAAGTATCGAAGCCGATGGCTCCCTGAAGTTCAAATTGAATTTTTTTCTCGACTCTGCAAATCCTGATAATGTCACTTTTGATTGCTCAATGAAAAAGAATAAATTCAGGATTCGTAAATTCAATAACAGTGATCTGATGAAAATGTCCGGAGAATTTACACAGTCGGTATATGATTATGGAAGATATGTCCGGTCATTTATTGTCGGTCCATCGAATCCGTATTATACCCCATATGAAGGTGTTTCTCCCTATTTCAGAAATTCTGTTCTTACATCGGAAGACGGAAACTTTTTTTATCATTATGGATTCAATGAAGATGCATTCAGGAAATCCATTGCAACGAATTACAAAGCAAAAAATTTCTCAGAGGCGGAAGCACGATCAGCATGCAGTTAG
- a CDS encoding TerC family protein: protein MLLTLFSPEGILSLVTLIFLEIILGIDNIIFIAIICSYLPKVDQQRARTIGLMLAMVFRILLLLGISWLVHLVQPLFFIGTLGVSGRDLILFSGGVFLVYKTFKELYEKLKGHEKAAEEGTKKKLTISQAILQITIIDIIFSFDSILTAVGLSRDLPVMISAVVVSMFVMLLFAPYVSDFINKYPTMKILALVFLVAIGVLLMLEGMHVHVEKSYVYFGMAFSLIVEMLNIRLRKIQHKSN, encoded by the coding sequence ATGTTACTAACTCTGTTTTCTCCGGAAGGAATATTAAGTCTAGTCACTCTTATATTTCTGGAAATAATCTTAGGGATCGATAACATAATTTTCATTGCCATTATTTGTAGCTATCTGCCAAAAGTTGATCAGCAGAGGGCAAGAACGATAGGTTTAATGCTGGCAATGGTTTTCAGAATACTATTGCTCCTTGGAATTTCCTGGTTAGTACATCTTGTTCAACCGCTATTCTTTATAGGGACTTTAGGAGTGAGTGGAAGGGATCTGATTTTATTTTCCGGCGGTGTATTTCTTGTTTATAAAACTTTCAAGGAACTTTATGAGAAACTAAAGGGTCATGAAAAGGCTGCTGAAGAGGGCACGAAGAAAAAGCTTACTATTTCTCAGGCGATTTTACAAATTACAATCATCGATATCATCTTTTCATTCGATTCAATATTAACAGCAGTAGGCTTAAGCCGTGATTTGCCTGTTATGATCTCTGCTGTTGTTGTGTCAATGTTTGTCATGTTGTTATTCGCTCCGTATGTAAGTGATTTTATCAACAAGTATCCTACGATGAAGATCCTTGCACTTGTATTTTTAGTTGCTATCGGAGTGTTGCTGATGCTGGAAGGTATGCATGTTCACGTTGAGAAATCATATGTCTATTTCGGTATGGCCTTCTCATTGATCGTTGAAATGCTGAATATAAGGTTGCGGAAAATTCAGCATAAATCGAATTAA
- a CDS encoding tRNA-(ms[2]io[6]A)-hydroxylase, with the protein MLGLKLPTDPRWVNIVEKNIAEILTDHAYCEQKACTNAINLIVHFPECTELVDAMLDLAKEELEHFQEVHEKIKARGYELGRERRDEYVFELNSFIRKGYTKNYVLVDKLLFSALVEARSCERFKVLSENINDADLREFYHRLMVSEAGHYTTFLKFARQYANGIDVEARWQEFLLFEAEIIKKYGQRETIHG; encoded by the coding sequence ATGCTAGGATTAAAATTACCCACTGATCCAAGGTGGGTCAATATAGTTGAGAAAAATATTGCAGAGATCCTCACTGATCATGCATATTGTGAGCAAAAGGCATGCACCAATGCAATCAATCTGATTGTTCACTTTCCGGAATGTACTGAACTTGTTGATGCAATGCTGGACCTGGCTAAGGAAGAGTTGGAGCATTTTCAGGAAGTTCACGAAAAGATCAAGGCCCGTGGTTATGAACTAGGTCGTGAGCGGCGTGATGAATATGTATTTGAACTGAATTCTTTTATAAGAAAAGGTTATACAAAAAATTATGTGCTCGTCGACAAATTACTTTTTTCAGCATTGGTAGAAGCGAGGAGTTGCGAACGTTTTAAAGTTCTTTCAGAAAATATAAATGATGCAGATCTGAGAGAATTTTATCACCGATTAATGGTCAGCGAAGCCGGACATTATACAACTTTCTTAAAGTTCGCCAGACAATATGCAAACGGAATTGATGTTGAAGCAAGGTGGCAGGAATTTCTTCTGTTCGAAGCGGAGATCATTAAAAAGTATGGGCAGCGGGAAACGATTCACGGATGA
- a CDS encoding C40 family peptidase — MRSIVFFLIFSFSVRFTSGQDSSLAIDYEQEQLGLCFKYSNELGFNIESITNPYLYDYVNEWLGTPYRYSGENKNGIDCSGLVCELYKSAYQKILTGSAKEIYEKSDPVKKKI; from the coding sequence ATGAGATCAATTGTCTTTTTTCTGATTTTTAGTTTCTCTGTCAGGTTTACTTCCGGACAGGATTCTTCGCTTGCAATTGACTACGAACAGGAACAACTTGGATTATGTTTTAAGTACTCGAATGAACTGGGTTTTAATATTGAATCAATTACAAATCCATATTTGTACGATTATGTGAATGAATGGCTTGGAACTCCCTATCGATACAGCGGAGAAAATAAAAATGGAATCGATTGTTCAGGATTGGTGTGTGAATTATATAAATCGGCCTACCAGAAAATTCTTACCGGTTCGGCTAAAGAAATTTATGAGAAATCAGATCCTGTTAAAAAGAAAATCTGA
- a CDS encoding C40 family peptidase: MKEGDLVFFKIKKGRISHVGIYLGSNKFAHASTSRGVIISDLDEPYYKRYYYKGGRLNDLNEK, from the coding sequence CTGAAAGAGGGTGATCTGGTATTTTTTAAGATAAAAAAAGGAAGAATTTCACATGTAGGAATCTATCTTGGCTCGAATAAATTTGCACATGCCAGCACTTCACGTGGTGTTATTATCAGTGATCTCGATGAACCTTACTATAAAAGATACTATTATAAAGGTGGCCGGTTAAATGATTTGAACGAAAAATAA
- a CDS encoding universal stress protein, whose amino-acid sequence MIKGKPSFPFNTIALGVAFNDELDFMVSEMKRHCENHGSLAVFIHYGKKTGDKFIQLSKILTRYGFHDGNSRIYWEQANAVSAILQICKHEVVDLLLMGLSQNKNFAQPFGKLTQEIATKAKCSVLVYASPSRSMKRIVIEANNHRKTEHALMTAFYFSEREKAEEVIVLDVAEQFAAADSSQSADYTSEIFSDSKFNQSIENMALNVRIESASNENFEDITEYAQKVNADLVIVNSIDHHLQIFERIAQNHIDTILPKLPCNLLIIHSRLIEE is encoded by the coding sequence ATGATAAAAGGAAAACCGTCCTTTCCATTCAACACCATTGCGCTTGGAGTTGCTTTTAATGACGAACTTGATTTCATGGTTAGTGAAATGAAGCGTCATTGTGAGAATCATGGAAGTTTAGCAGTTTTTATTCATTACGGAAAAAAAACCGGTGACAAATTCATTCAGCTTTCTAAGATCCTGACACGATATGGATTTCATGATGGAAATTCGCGTATCTATTGGGAACAGGCGAATGCAGTTTCTGCAATTCTTCAAATTTGCAAGCATGAAGTAGTAGACTTGCTGCTCATGGGTCTTTCTCAGAATAAAAATTTCGCACAACCATTTGGAAAATTAACGCAGGAAATTGCTACGAAAGCGAAATGTTCGGTTTTGGTATATGCTTCTCCATCAAGATCCATGAAACGGATTGTAATAGAAGCAAACAATCACAGAAAGACAGAACATGCACTCATGACTGCATTCTATTTCAGTGAAAGAGAGAAAGCAGAAGAAGTTATAGTATTGGATGTTGCTGAGCAATTTGCTGCTGCAGATTCTTCGCAGTCTGCCGATTATACTTCAGAAATATTTTCTGATTCCAAATTCAATCAGTCAATTGAAAATATGGCTCTCAATGTAAGGATCGAATCCGCATCGAATGAAAATTTTGAGGACATTACAGAATATGCACAAAAAGTGAATGCTGATCTGGTCATAGTAAATTCTATAGATCACCATTTGCAGATTTTCGAAAGAATAGCACAGAATCATATTGATACCATCTTGCCAAAATTACCATGCAACTTATTGATCATTCACTCAAGGTTAATTGAGGAGTAG